In Porites lutea chromosome 8, jaPorLute2.1, whole genome shotgun sequence, the genomic stretch gacactaaaacttctcaggattatagatcaatgatatattgttcctgttaagtttcgatttgggcaaaatctggattttttggcgttacctttattgccgttggccggaggaccaaaagattggaaacactttgatgccgattgaaggcttatttattctgctagcttccatacaagctcagataattgtgaaaggaatacgcagaaatgaaacagcaacaataaagactgtaaggaATAATCTTTTGacacattgatgtgactgaggagatcttgtggaggggagcttcgtgaagcagaatgttttgcaacgaccgTTAGTAAACTTCTCCCTACGGCcaacaaaatcgaacaaacaggcgctacatttTTTGAATAACTAGTGACATGAAATCctaatatcatttttgactaacctttgtgatgattcatagcgttgagattgcattgttatttatgtctttcaaacgtttgaggctagaacgcgagcaaatcaggcagatattactggacttggaacgattgacctctgacacgagtttcaaattagaaaatatgtttttaaagcgagcggaacgagattttcgggtcgcgaggcggcccagttagcgataaaatcgcgatgagtcttcgaaccgcgagccaaatttttatataagacgaaagacttcttcgaaagtctaaaatattacttgagaatataaacaacaaatctctgtcggcggtgcggtccggaaggaaatcttgtcgagtcaatttgacagttctattgtcttttgaaggaagaacagatgacgctcgcacgtgcgcataatcgggacactgtccctttaagtgTTTGAATGAGCGGAGTTGTTACgtgctagcagacgtcatcatctttgtttatgaagtaccatgcatattttggcgttatattaatgttgacgaagtaagtttaattactctcaaaaagttattacaaagtgcgatggaattattacaaattgcgacagcttagtttattacaaagtgcgatggacagttgttacaaattgcgacagcttttttattacaaagtgcgacacggtttattacaaattgcgacaggtatgacaaagtgcgatggatttattacaaatcgcgacaggtattacaaagtgcgataattattacaaattgcgacagtacatgTGTCAGAGGGGAATAGGGGCTTTGGGTTAGAGAAAAAACGTCTTTTCATAAGCGTAGGCTCCGAAATTTAGTTTACCAGGTGTACGTTATCTGATTCATAATTTAGAGAGACTCTTTATTAAACTACGTGCTCGCGATTGCTTCTTTGACGTATTTTGGAGAGGCAGCTCTCGAAAAGCCGAATGACCTAATTTACACAACGGACGATTTTGATTGTCATTCTTGTCAGTTCTCAATCCCAGTCAAACTTTTTACAATTCTTCTCTGTTAAAACGCAAAAGACATTAAAATCGTGTATTGTGCCCGCTCAGCTAGCCTTTTAATTAACCCAACTTTGAAAGGACTTCCTAACAAATAAAGCGCGTATAGTTTGACTTTCATATCTATCAGCTTTGTAGATTAAGCAGACATGTTATTCTCTTGGTGATCTccttaaaaactttttcacaGAGCGTCGTATCTCACCGATTCTCCAACAGTACACAACTGGATTCAAACAAGAGTTGATGAAAACAGCAGTTGCAGCATACTCATAGACAATCCTTACTGTTCTCGTATATCCGACAAATTTTTCCATCACCAACAGTGCCATTAAAGgaagataaaaaattaagagCAAACCGTAGATATAAAGCACTGTCACAGCTGATTTTCTGCACTTGAGTATGTTCACTGTGTTGGCTGGAAGATGGCTGACAGCTATAGTTTGGCCCTTTATTTGCTGTTGGTGTTTTCGAACAATTCGAAATATTTTCCAGACACTTATCACGATGACAAAGAATATAAGAACGCCTAATGCTATCGGGATAAAATGCCATTTGCTAGCCATCCAAAACCTTGGTAAAACGGTCACTGTAGCAAAGATCCACAAAGCAATAGTTGTTTGAAATACGCGAGGAACGGTGACAATCGCGTTGTATCGTAGATGAAGAGTTAGTGCCAGAAGTCGGTCAATTAACACTGCAGCTAAGATGAACAAAGAAACGCCACCTGTTATCCAAGCTGATAGAGACTGAAGCACTTTCAATGTACAGAAAACTGCGAAATTCTCCTTAAGTTCAGCTATTTTATGTGCCACAAAGGATGGTTGACATAAAAGGCCAACCAGAAGGTCTGAAACCGCAAGACAACCCAAAAGGATGAACGATGGCGAATGAAGATCTCGAGTTTTTCcaatcacaaaaacaacaataaagtTTCCTATGCatgtaagcaaagaaaaaaacgagtTCAGGATACATGTTACAATATTTGTAACGAAGACTTCTTCCGTGCTATCAAAGTGAAACTGATCTTCAAAGAAGAAACAGTCTTTTTCTGTATTGTTCATGGCGAACAAAGTGTGCCGCCAGAAA encodes the following:
- the LOC140946773 gene encoding melanocyte-stimulating hormone receptor-like → MNNTEKDCFFFEDQFHFDSTEEVFVTNIVTCILNSFFSLLTCIGNFIVVFVIGKTRDLHSPSFILLGCLAVSDLLVGLLCQPSFVAHKIAELKENFAVFCTLKVLQSLSAWITGGVSLFILAAVLIDRLLALTLHLRYNAIVTVPRVFQTTIALWIFATVTVLPRFWMASKWHFIPIALGVLIFFVIVISVWKIFRIVRKHQQQIKGQTIAVSHLPANTVNILKCRKSAVTVLYIYGLLLIFYLPLMALLVMEKFVGYTRTVRIVYEYAATAVFINSCLNPVVYCWRIGEIRRSVKKFLRRSPRE